A region from the Sorex araneus isolate mSorAra2 chromosome 6, mSorAra2.pri, whole genome shotgun sequence genome encodes:
- the ZP1 gene encoding zona pellucida sperm-binding protein 1 yields the protein MAGAWCLVPLLLLGAGLGRGQPTPLQPGVSGLRHSYDCGAQGLQLLVYPPPGQTIHFRVVDEFGNRFEVNNCSVCYHWVTSRPRGPVVFSADYRGCHVLEKDSHWRLRVSVETALPDGRVAESRDITLTCPKPGFGWALSLHRTASPASSGPSTPPTQPLLPSPSLPAAEPRLLSASRSQEPGPTHPSPPSRPPGGTQAGWDVDGPVYGVPPALSPASGTHQTQKRCQLVSGHIPCLETPTQEACQRAGCCYDDTREVPCYYGNTETVQCFADGRAVLVVSQDTAAAHRVTLGSIRLAGAPHSCPPVQQTESFLVFSFSLTHCNTTLQLVGNQLIYENLLVSDKDVQTGPQGSITRDGTFRLLVRCIFKAQDFLPIQASVFPPPPPGPVTQSGPLRLELRIAKDETFSSFFEDRDYPIVRLLRQPVPVEVRLLQRTDPSLVLALDHCWATPSASPFQQPQWPILLGGCPYLGDSYQTQMVPTNGTGLPFPCHHQRFTVATFALLDSTPEKALRGLVYFFCSASVSSHPGPQDCAPLCQSENNRRRRSSGPRDDTAGPQNIVSSLGPVGFEDASRQEPTPEPAGSPGNPSWNPPLWLFLLLLAATLVLGVGVLGGLRQARKLWEGSGR from the exons ATGGCGGGAGCTTGGTGCCTGGTGCCGCTGTTGCtgctgggggccgggctggggcgggggcagccaaCCCCCCTCCAGCCAGGGGTCTCCGGCCTGCGGCACAGCTATGACTGCGGGGCCCAGGGCTTGCAGCTGCTAGTGTACCCCCCGCCCGGCCAGACGATCCACTTCCGGGTGGTag ATGAATTTGGGAACCGGTTTGAGGTGAACAACTGCTCCGTCTGCTACCACTGGGTCACGTCCAGACCTCGGGGGCCGGTGGTCTTCTCCGCCGACTACAGAGGCTGCCACGTACTGGAGAAG gACAGTCACTGGCGCCTGAGGGTGTCCGTGGAGACGGCGCTGCCCGACGGCCGTGTGGCAGAATCCCGCGACATCACGCTGACTTGCCCCAAGCCCGGGTTCGGCTGGGCTCTCAGTCTGCACCGGACAGCGTCCCCCGCCTCCTCGGGCCCGTCCACCCCGCCCACCCAgcccctgctgccctcccccagcctcccggcCGCAGAGCCCCGCCTCCTCTCAGCCTCCAGGTCCCAAGAACCTggacccacccaccccagcccgcctTCACGCCCCCCGGGGGGCACCCAGGCCGGCTGGGATGTGGACGGGCCAGTCTACGGAG TTCCTCCCGCCCTCTCACCCGCCTCGGGGACCCATCAGACCCAGAAGCGGTGTCAGCTGGTCTCAGGACACATCCCCTGCCTGGAGACCCCGACTCAGGAAGCCTGTCAGCGAGCTGGCTGTTGCTATGACGACACCAGAGAGGTTCCCTGTTACTATGGCAACACAG AGACCGTCCAGTGCTTCGCAGATGGCCGCGCGGTCCTGGTGGTGTCCCAGGATACAGCCGCGGCACACAGGGTGACCCTGGGCAGCATCCGCCTGGCCGGCGCCCCCCACAGCTGCCCGCCCGTGCAGCAGACCGAGTCTTTCCTGGTCTTCAGCTTCTCCCTCACCCACTGCAACACCACCCTGCAG CTGGTGGGCAACCAGCTCATCTATGAGAACCTGCTGGTGAGCGACAAGGATGTGCAGACGGGACCCCAGGGCTCCATCACCCGGGACGGCACCTTCCG GCTTCTCGTCCGCTGCATCTTCAAGGCCCAGGACTTCCTGCCCATCCAGGCATCTGTCTTCCCTCCGCCACCCCCGGGCCCCGTGACCCAGTCTGGCCCACTGCGGCTGGAGCTGAGGATCGCCAAGG atGAGACGTTCAGCTCCTTTTTCGAGGACAGAGACTACCCCATCGTGCGGCTGCTCCGCCAGCCGGTCCCCGTGGAGGTCCGGCTCCTGCAGAGGACAGACCCCAGCCTGGTCCTGGCCCTGGACCACtgctgggccacgcccagcgccAGCCCCTTCCAGCAGCCCCAGTGGCCAATCCTGTTGGGCgg GTGCCCCTACTTAGGGGACAGCTATCAGACCCAAATGGTGCCCACGAACGGGACCGGACTGCCCTTCCCTTGCCACCACCAACGCTTCACCGTCGCCACCTTTGCCCTCCTGGACTCCACCCCTGAGAAGGCGCTCAGGGGCCTG GTTTACTTCTTCTGCAGTGCCTCCGTCTCCTCCCACCCGGGGCCCCAGGACTGCGCCCCCCTCTGCCAGTCTGAGAATAACA GGCGCCGCCGATCCTCGGGACCCCGTGACGACACGGCCGGACCCCAAAACATCGTGAGTTCTCTGGGGCCAGTGGGCTTCGAGGATGCTTCCAGGCAGGAGCCAACGCCGGAGCCTGCAG GTTCCCCCGGGAAC